The Megalops cyprinoides isolate fMegCyp1 chromosome 11, fMegCyp1.pri, whole genome shotgun sequence genomic sequence GTAAAAACGATGAAGCCTCTTATGAGAAGATGCTGAAATTAAGGAGAGAGTTCAGCAGGACTGTGACCATCCTGGAAATGAtcaaaagaagagagaaatcGAAGCGCGAGCTGCTGCATCTGACACTGGAGGTGGTGGAGAAGAGGTAGAGAGATGCTCCTCATCTGATATTCCACATGCGTCACTCACTTAATATGATTGAACCCAGGAGACTGGTTTAAGTGAGTCAATGAATGAAAGCCAAAAAATAGGAGATTCAGGCAAGACCACTGCAGCTAGGGACAAAGCTTTCCTGTGCACTGTACTTTAACTGGTTATGTTGTACATATCAAATATCCATTATCCACTTGTTGTAATAACATTAGAATTAATAAGTACACATGTATACAGAGATTTAAGATGTATGGTACAcagcattttatacattaatcaTGCAATACATCTGCTATGTCAATGATGTATGCAAAACACAGTAACCAGGGTATATACCTTTTTATATGTGTGCACTGACAGGAGACACAGAATCATATTAGTTGGAACTGTTTTGATTATTCTCCAGCAGTTATTTATGTAAGGTATAAACCCCCAAGAGCTTTGCTTTTGTACTAATCAATACCTCGCTGAGGTAGTGCAATAAAGCCCGGAAGTAAAGCAGTGGTGTCTGACAAAGTGTTAAGGCAAAGTATTCATGGAGTAAATAATGTAGAGGgctggtgtattttttttcttgcaggtATCAGCTTGGTGACTTTGGGGGGGAAATTCTTAATGAAGTTACTGTCCCACGCACGGAGAAGCCTATTTACAGCGCACCAATGTCTCTGCATAATGGAAATCACCACAAAacggaaaataaaacaaaggtaATGCTAATGTTAATCTTAAAGTACATTACACAGATGTCTATGTTTATCGATGGGAAAtttaatgtacatatgtgtgcGTACATGTTTCACATAATCCATTGTCTAACCATTGCTTGACACAATTCACAGCAGTAGTAATAACATGGTTAAGAAAGTACTTATTGTCATTTggtgaaaaaaagcaatgtatgCAGTACATAATGTTgaatatgtgaatgtgaatacaTTAGCACAAAAGAAGCAAGATTTATTCTCCAAATGTCTGTTGCTGCATTAGCCGGGGGCACAGTTTAGCTACCTAGGTATAGGTTTAAGTGCATGACTACACTACTTAATTAATTCTGTTGACCTGTAATTATCTTTATTAACACAGTATTGTAATCTGATCTTGTTGTGGACACAGATGTTGTACAATAAAACcgatttcatgaaaaataagtaTTATTCAATTTCCAGATAGCTTCTTCAGAAATGTAACATCCAGTTCTGGCTATTGAAAtgtaacaataacaacacaaaacagaactCAACACATACAAATTGTCAGCGAAGTTGGCAAAGATCATCCTTCTGAAACAAGACTGCAGTCATTAAAATGGAGTtgtatgtaaatttaaatggaGTTGAATGCTAATTTAAACATAGTGTAATCATAATATAAAGTGTGTTTGTTAATTGACCTATTCTCCTGCTAAGTTTTATTTATAGCTTAGTTTTATACAGACAACTTTgtttatgctttcatttccacAATTTAATGGACCACACCGGTTTTGCAGCACACGCACCACATCTCCATTAAGGAAGAGCCTCGTTTTGACTTTGTTCGGCCAAAGAAGAAGTACCAGAAGAAGGCAAAATTGGACACTTTGTGCCAGCAGTCCCGCTCAGAGCACCACTCTACCATCAACAAGTGTGACATCAAGCAGTACGACTTCCACAGCTCGGGCGAGGAGGACTACCCACAGGTCTGTCACGAGAGGCGGTTACAGTGCTCTTCAGCTGTGGTGTGGAATGGCTGTGCCACCATGAGCGTGTTGCTCGTATTTTTCCCTCATAGCCATTTACACAATAGAATAGGAATTCAGGAACCTCTTTAACAGTCTCTTGGTCAAGGTACTCCGCAAATAtcacttgaattttttttgatAGAATTTACAAAGTTTAGGGATCGAAATTTGGGTTGATTGAAATGTAGTAATAGATTTATAGTTGATCAGTTTCCAGTGCTGCTGGAAATAAACTTTACTTTCAGTATGTCTGTAATTTTGATCATACAGCTCTCTGGTGCTCTGCGTTACAAGTATGCAAATACAGAAGACCTTATGAAATGGTATTTGCTCTGTAAAATAAAGtatgaaatgtgtgcatgttttaagTTTTATTCCTACTGTTTCCCACAGATTCAGTCTCCTGTATCAGAAGCAGATGAGGAGAATGATCCTGATGGGCTTTTTGCTTTCAGAAGGAAAGCTGGCTGCCAATACCAtgctgtaagtttttttttttttttttttttttatgctttggTTTATGTAGCCTGAACGCTATGTATGAACTGAAGAAAGCATTTTTTCCCATGAGACTGCTGTACAGCCAAACTGTTCTTGATGTATTTTGGTGACCTAATATTGAAAGTGATTAGCagtgaaaagtgtgtgtgtgtgtgtgtgtgtgtgtgtgtgtgtgtgtgcgtgaatatgaatatgtgtgaaATAACTTGAGCATTGCTCTAAAGCAGTGGTGGCTACGCTTGGGCTTGAGGTCAGTAATCTTTAATGGCCGTGGTTCCTATGATGTTACTGAATCTCTCTGTCCCTGGACCCTGCAGCCTCTCCTGGACCACAGCAACAGCCTCCTGTGGGATCACCCGGAGCTGGCAGGGCTGCAGGCACGGCGCTACAGACACTGTGTCACAGCTCTGTCTCGCCCCCGCTGCTGCGTGGGCCTGGCCCGCCGGAGGATGGGCCGCGGTGGCAGGTACACCCCTCACACAGTCTGGCACCCTGTCCCTGGGGCTCTGGCACTATTttatactgatttttttaaaaacagaaatcttccccagtctgttctgttttctgatCCCTCTATACCTGTGTTTCCAGGGTGATTTTGGATCGAGCCTCGTCTGACCACGACCACATTCTAAAGCAGCTGGAACCAGACGTGTTTACCGCCGTTCACAGCAGTGCGGCGTCGGACTTTTCAGACAATTTCGCGTGGACCAATGCTTCCAGAAATCGCCCTGGCAAAGCCAGTTCACTGGCAGAACTCCTAAGCAATATTAAAAAGTGCCGGTGGCAGTGTTTCCAGCCACGGCCAAAGCAGGACAGGGGCAGCGAGGATGGGGGGTCCAGGAGGAAGGAGGAACTGACTGTGAATGGTAGCgctcctgcagcctctgtgctgctgctgagcCCTTCCAAGGATGGAGTTGCAGGTGAGAGCTGGACAGCAAATGCTTCAAAATGGCTGTTCTGCAGCTTTTCCTTTTAAACGTGTTACTAACACAGAAGGCTTAGATTTGCAATGGTTGTTTATGTTGCTGGTCTAAGCAGAATTTGCCTTGAATAGAAAAGTTGTTTAATCGAAATTTGGGTTATTGAGTTCCGCATGTTAGGTGTTGACAATTGATCACTTTGACAGAAGTCTTTTTGTATGAGGATTAATTCTGCataatagagaaaaaaaaactgcataataGAGAATGAAAGTAATACGGTGGACTTGGACTATAACggttacattttttcagtattgAATATTGGTATATTTTAGTTATATGAAGTCAGTGTGCATTGACAATATAGAATTCATGTGGCTTGTAGAAAACAATGTTACCTTAATTGCAGTAACTAATCTGGTTTACTGTGTAAATTGCATGCAGTACAAAGCCTATCATGGGAAAGGTGGTAAAATACAGAAGAAACTTCCAGACGTATTTTCTGCGCTGCATTATTTTATGGAACAGTTTTTGTTTGGAGAGCCACAGCACACTAGCTTCCTCTCTaaagatgcatttatttacaaGTAAACAGTTCAGTGTTACTCCAGGTTTGAAATTGATTACCTGTAAGGTAATGATTTTTGTTAAAGATCATTTTCGATTGTGAGTGAGGAAAATCTGCCATTGCTGAACATAGACTCCTCTTAACATGGCATGATAATGAACTTGTCCATTGGCAATATTGGTGAGCTGGCTTTGCAGTAAGTATCCACTTTATTATTGCCTTTGGAGGCCAGTAACTCTGTGGTGGTTTCACAATGAACAGCTGAATGATGTATGCAGGGTATCTAAGAATAGGGATTATTTCATTCCAGCACAACAGTAGTCTAGAAGTGACCTGTTCTACCCCTGGAACATGGGTAAAATGAGCAAAgacagtctttttttattctttgctGACAAAGTCAAATTCATTCAAGTCAAAGGCATTGCATTTCTGGGTTATCCTTCTGCCCTTCCTCTTTTTTGCTATTAAAGTAGTTTCCAGTCAACTGATTTTAATGAAACTCAATTCTTGCAGACTTCATTTCACACTGTGCTCAACATTGCCTTTTTGAAGAGTTGTGTGAACATTGAAGTTTGGTGAATGAACCAGTGTTAACATACTCTAAGCAAACCATgaccatgtgtttgtttggaaaTGATTCTGTGTCGCAGGATCCCAGAGTTCTTGGCTCTGTTAGGATTTTGGGCCGCACCTTTTTGAGTCGAGTCTCACAAATAGCATCACAGGCTTTCAATAGTCTGCAGCTTGGTTAGCATTAAGCAGTTGTGTTTTGGTACGCAAGGTGCGGCTCACTCTTTTTTGGCAAGCTTAGTGACGTTGTAACTATGCCAACAAGATAACATTTGcttcacaaaatatgaaatggattGTGCACCTGTTTGGGATTTCACTTCATGTCCTTCACACAGCCATTTCAGCAGCCAGTCCACAATCCTCTTTGCATTGCATACCCAAATGAAGGCATTGCAGAGAAACTGTACAATTCACGCATACAAAGGTTAGCTGTAATTGTGAACCATCAACTCTTGTTTTCAAATTGTCTGAGCCGAGTTCCCTTGAAACTAAACTGGAGTGAAAAGTCACTGAGCAATTTCCTCAGGGAGGAAGTTTAATTCATGTTCTCTGAGAACaatgatgacatttttcataGGCAGTGGATGCTAAAACATATAGGCTATTCACTggaaaagtttaaaaatacTAATAAGCATTAGCAAAAGGGGAATTCTAATTTGTCATTGTAATATCATCTTTAGTGCTAGTAAATGATCTAAGAAGTGATTTCACAGGTGATGTGATGACAACAACATGAGTTCTCATACCAGGTTTATAATTGtctgaaatgcaaacagcaagTCCTCTGTGTTGAGGGGGTTCTGAAGTTTTGTGGAGGACTGAATGTGTTTCACCTTTTAAGACCATAAAATGTGTAATGGAACTAAGAATAACCATAGTACGCATTTTTGTGCAGACTTGTCgtttttatcatcattattcCAGTAGGTATATTGCATTGCTAGATTAACTTAAACCGGCCTTTCATCATTTAGGTGAAAAATCGCTTTGTCTGATTTTGTAGTGGATCAGCATGTGCTACTGTAAATGTCTTTCAGTGCAGAAGCTGTAGTCATGGTTGGCAAAAACCTGAAGCTGTGGTCTGTGGCCTGATGAGACCTTATGAAACCTCATGGGTTCATATTTCCAATGTAACACTGCAGTTGTCTCCTGGAGGGTGGTCAGGGTACCTGAAAGACTCCATTTACCAATGTAGCACTAAAGCTGTCTCTTTGAGGATGGGCAGAGTACCTGAAGGACTCATCCATTTACTGTGGGTAAAAAGTTTCATGGAATAAATTGATACATCAAGCAGCCAGCTGCTGGACAGATCTAGCATTAAGGAGGAGTAGGTGGCATAAAGGCTTGTTGGAACAGTCGAGTAGTGTCTTTGAGCATCTTAACATTGTGCGTAAAAAGGCTTTGTCTTAAATATCAGACAATGaggtttaaaatgatttcagcagTCCTGTCAAgagacatttctgttttatgtaaCTGTTCCACAGAAGAAAGTGACACTGGTTTTTACATTCAGGTAGCGTTGCCTGGTTTCCTGGAGACTTGGATTACAAGTACATTGTGTGGAATCAGTATCCAAGTCCTGCATGTGAACAACAAATGGAACAGTTCAAGTTTAATTCACGTTGTCACTTTGACAGCTTGGAAATTATAtgtagatatttttaaattatcttaagcatttgaaattaaaaataacaacaagaaGTAGACAGAACATATGATTTTGAAATCCTCAAGTGAAGCAGCAGTGACCCCTAGTGGTCAATAGCAGTTGCAGGTGCTTGCAACCATGACAAAGCTACTGCtttcattacacaaaaaaacccactgaTGTTCTGTTGAATTAACTGATGAGTGTTGGGACTTACCTCTGTAATGCTCTGTAATGCTGACCTTTGATTTTGAACTGTTACAGGTGGCATCACGGAGGAGCAGTTCCAGacacatcagcagcagctggcccagatgcagaagcagcagctggcTCAGCTTCGGCAGAAACCCACATCCCAGCATTCCTTGCAGCCAGCACGTCACAGCACACAGGTATCtagtttattttacagttaGCATGCAGTAGGTCTAATTGGAGCTTGTAATTGTTTCTAAGTTTTATGGAAGAAAGTTTACTATTTAAGTAGAGTGAACCCCAGTCCTTACTGCATGACAagtttcaaaatgttattttatcgTGTGTTATGTCACTATATATAGCAACCTTGTGCAACGTAACATCACCAAGGTTAACCCTATTCTGTGGCCCTGTTTATGGCTTTACTCTGTTTCTAGCTTTCGCCCCACTCTTTTCTGCCGTTCttttccattgtgttttttttcccctcactggcTCAAAGACAGCTAGCTGGCTGTAGCTGCACACTGCAGCGAAGGAGCCTGACACCCTGTATCAGAACCAGCCCTTTGCATCTTCTTTGATAACTGTATTGGAGGTTCACATGTTACTTTCAAGCGCAAAACTGCCCCCCTGCCCAACCCGCAGTTACTAAAGTTACGACAGGGTTCACACTGGCCCCATTACTGGCATGCTGAGTACAAAGGAGGGGGGCAGTTGATTACTGTGGTTGTATGAAAGCATCCTTTTATAGAGCTCTTTAATATGCTGTTGCAGGTACCAGACCCCTTGGACTGCACGTCGAAGACACTGGATTCAGCCAGTGCACACTTTGCGGCGTCTGCTGTGATCAGTGCTCCAGGGCCAGGACGCAGTGAGGTCAACAAggacaataaaacacacaacaacactGTTAATGGTGTTGTCCAAACTTCAGGTGTGGGCATaattagaaatatatttattatgtgtgtgcatggctgtgtgtcaAAAGTAAAGGCATGTTTTGGAAATAAGTGTTGAAATTCTCTGAGCCTAATTATTGTGCATCTTGTGTAGCCTGTCATACGGGATCTTAAAATAAAGTGGACATTTTACAGCCATGTTGTCGGActgcatttcatcattttggTTCTGTTTGAACTTTGAGTGGAATGTTGTACTTGACTTAAGGTTGTGTTCTCCCCTGCAGGGACCTCGAAACCTCTTCATTCCACCAGCACAACTCTGAGCAGCAGCGGTGCTCCCCCAGCGGCCGCCACCCTCCAGCTGGTACGAGCCGTCCCCGGCGGCGGCAGCTCCGGCCACCTGCTCCCAGCACTGTGCACCAGCAACCCCCAGTCCCTGCCCGGGGCCGGCGCCGCCCACCTCAGCAACGTCAGCGTGGTGTCCCCCATCAACCTGCACCTCAGCGCCCGCAGCTCCGCCCCCTCGCCATCTGCCTTAAAGCTCGCCACGGTCGCCGCCACCCTGGAGCGGGTGCCCAAGGTCACCGCGGCTAGTGCCATCAGCAGCATGGCAAGGTCAGAGCACTCCTCCATGCCGCGTTTTAGTGCAGTCAACACAAGGCTTTCTCACACGCATACACCACTCAGgcatacaggcacacagtgCAGCTTTAACGTTCTCATTCCCCTTTCCTGACACATTATCACTGTTACAGTTGCCATGGTGTATGTTTGTGGCTTACCTGGAATTTCACACAGAGTGACGTTACAATTAAATCACAGTCTTTGTTAGTAGAATTTCCTTCTTATATTAGgatattgtattatattagaCACATCTGGAGTATTTATATAGATGTGGCAACATCGATTATCTGTGCAgttgcatgtttttgtatttcaataTGGAGCACATTTTAGGTAAGGGTTTATGATTGATTCTCAAAATATATACACTGTGTATGCTATCAGCCAACCAGAATCAAATATTAATCCAAGCTGTTGTATAAATTTTAACAGTAATCTTGCATTTGAGATATGTGCTGTGAACAAAGATGTTGTGTTGTGAAGATGTTGAagatttaatctttttttctctaaCAGGGAGAGCCATGAACCTGAAAGACTTGCTCTGAATGGAATATCAGAGACCACAGTGGCAATGGAGGTGACATAGCCCCCATGAGCTGGGCCCGGCACCTGCAAACAAACAGTCAGATGCACCTGAATGAATTGCAAATGTTACTGCCCTTGTTCAGGGGGAGTTATTATACGGACCTATATTTTATTGCAGCATAtcaaaatattaagaaaatctgtcaatatataaatgtacattttgtaaaatttggAACATCACTACCTTGTAAAATAGTATATTTGTATCATTAGTATGTTATTTCTGTTACTTGAATTCTAGATACTTGTCATCATGCTTTTGCACTTGGAAATGCAACtgaatggagaggaaaaaaaaatgtgcaacagTTTGTTTTGGGATCATGAGCATGAAAGTGGATCCTGCCTCACATGTTTTAACTATTTATTTTGCgatgtttacattttgtatcttgtacaaataaatcaaattttgtGTCTAAAAGATATGGAGATTGGCAACGTTAGCATAAAGTTGTAGTACTTTTTTTCTAAACAGATACTCGCCTGATTCATTTGGTTTCACAAACTGAATGGATAGTCTTTTGGTAAATAGTGGCATTTTTCCATTAAGAGAGGTATTttgtattactttaaaaaggGTAATATGGAAGGATTGGCtttttagtttttacattttttatttgtaattttgtttcaatgtagAAGTCACCATAACAGTTTCTAGACAAGCTGTTAAGTCCAtaggaaatatttatttacatttttaatgaaacaaaaactttATGCATCCTGCATTAATGGTCTACAGAtgtaaaagaaaggaaaaaaaaactttaatatatttgccttttttattaatatggGGGTCAAGCCAATAAATACTCCACAGGTATGCATACTTTTCTCTTGTGTATCTGGAATAACCGTACTGGTTTATTGGAAGCTTAGGAAAATGCATAGGGGTATGCATTAAGACCAGTCTTTTGTACTTTTCCTGTGACCACGCGACAAGTGACAGATGAGAAAAACATGTCTGATGATCAGCACTAGGCCGCCGTAGTGTAGTGTAGTCCGTGTAGTGAGTTCTTGTACAGACAGTAGAAACATGTTTAGACTATATTAGTTTATGCAGTACTTCAGACAAGCATTTTCCCTGTTACTTGACCTtggaataattattaataaaaaaaaaatgcagggaaataaaaatatacatatcaGGATGTTGTATCAGTGTCTCTTTCCTTTATGACCTCTTAAGTTATGTTCTaataaaaaggaagagagggggacGTGTTTTCCAGTTTGGTTGTCATGATGTTagagatttttcatttaatatcagTTCTGAAATTAGTAGTATGTTCTGCTTGTTAAATGTGTGGTCTGTCACTTAGATTTTAAAACAGTCACGGAGAAACACGTCTGCTCTTCTGTCAGTCCTGCAGTTCTTCTATCTGTGTTTGATTTCAccttcacagtgtttttctagGAAGTTTCCCTGAAACAGTCAGCAGATGGTGCTCGTGTTTGTCTCCAGGCGACTGTAACTGTACAGCAGGTTGAtagaaaagcataaaaacagaTCATTTAATTGGCAGATGCTTTTGCCTAAACCTTCAAGGCTGTCATTTTAAGAGAAAATCTCACATCACCGAAGCAACAAGAACATGAGTTCGGAACAAGTGACAGAATAAGGAACAAGCTGAAAAACTGCTATAAAGTAAGGTATTAATAGCCTGGAGGAATGCGATGTAATGGGTACAACTGGCTTAGCAAAATGAGATCGCAGTTTTGGGCAATTGTTCTGCGTGAACGTTCCTAAGGGTTTACTTTCAATCTCCCgtttaaaatcaataaacacGAATTATATTCTGGGTCAGGAATGTCCCGTATCTGCCTCAAAGCACAAATATGGTTATTGTGCACTGCATTAATGAGCTGTAATCAACCTACACTCCCTTTAATGATGCGATTTCCTTTTCTAAGATACCACCAATGTGTTGG encodes the following:
- the LOC118785629 gene encoding enhancer of polycomb homolog 2-like; this translates as MSKLSFRARALDAAKPLPIYRNRDLPDLNDCVSINRAVPQMPTGMEKEEESEHHLQRAISAQQVFREKKESMVIPVPEAESNITYYDRLYKGDFRVPKQLLHIQPFSLDNEQPDYDMDSEDETLLNRLNRKMEIKPLQFETMMDRLEKASVDQFVTLQEAKLLLNEDDYLLKSVYDYWVRKRKNCRGPSLIPQIKQEKRDGSTNNDAYVAFRRRTEKMQTRKNRKNDEASYEKMLKLRREFSRTVTILEMIKRREKSKRELLHLTLEVVEKRYQLGDFGGEILNEVTVPRTEKPIYSAPMSLHNGNHHKTENKTKHTHHISIKEEPRFDFVRPKKKYQKKAKLDTLCQQSRSEHHSTINKCDIKQYDFHSSGEEDYPQIQSPVSEADEENDPDGLFAFRRKAGCQYHAPLLDHSNSLLWDHPELAGLQARRYRHCVTALSRPRCCVGLARRRMGRGGRVILDRASSDHDHILKQLEPDVFTAVHSSAASDFSDNFAWTNASRNRPGKASSLAELLSNIKKCRWQCFQPRPKQDRGSEDGGSRRKEELTVNGSAPAASVLLLSPSKDGVTVTGGITEEQFQTHQQQLAQMQKQQLAQLRQKPTSQHSLQPARHSTQVPDPLDCTSKTLDSASAHFAASAVISAPGPGRSEVNKDNKTHNNTVNGVVQTSGTSKPLHSTSTTLSSSGAPPAAATLQLVRAVPGGGSSGHLLPALCTSNPQSLPGAGAAHLSNVSVVSPINLHLSARSSAPSPSALKLATVAATLERVPKVTAASAISSMARESHEPERLALNGISETTVAMEVT